One genomic window of Panicum hallii strain FIL2 chromosome 6, PHallii_v3.1, whole genome shotgun sequence includes the following:
- the LOC112896736 gene encoding lipid phosphate phosphatase 2-like — MADIQLGCHTIRSHGTKVARLHMYDWIILLCLAVLDGLLNIIEPFHRFVGRDMMTDLRYPLKGNTIPFWAVPLIAIVLPWFVFAGIYFKKKNVYDLHHGILGILYSVLITAVITDAIKDGVGRPRPDFFWRCFPDGVPNYDNITTDVICHGEKSVIKEGHKSFPSGHSSWSFAGLGFLAWYLAGKLKAFDRKGHIAKLCLVFLPLLVASLVAVSRVDDYWHHWQDVFAGGILGLTVASFCYLQFFPYPFDNDAIWPHAYFQQLAETHSNGNANSFEIRPTEFEDEEEGHGGIALRDTSPILESMESGRRP; from the exons ATGGCTGATATCCAGCTAGGTTGCCACACAATAAGGTCCCATGGCACCAAAGTGGCAAGATTACATATGTATGATTGGATCATACTCCTCTGCCTTGCTGTCCTTGACGGACTGCTAAACATAATTGAGCCTTTTCACCGCTTTGTTGGACGGGATATGATGACTGACTTGCGCTATCCTCTAAAGGGCAACACAATTCCATTTTGGGCTGTTCCA ctgattgcaattgtgcTACCCTGGTTTGTCTTTGCTGGAATTTACTTTAAAAAGAAAAATGTCTATGATTTACACCATGGCATACTAG GGATTTTATATTCAGTGCTTATAACTGCTGTGATTACCGATGCAATTAAGGATGGTGTTGGCCGCCCTCGCCCAGACTTCTTTTGGCGCTGTTTCCCTGACGGCGTACCT AATTATGATAATATCACCACTGATGTCATTTGCCATGGAGAAAAGAGTGTCATCAAAGAAGGTCACAAGAGCTTCCCAAGTGGGCATTCTTCAT GGTCTTTTGCTGGTCTAGGTTTTCTGGCGTGGTACTTGGCTGGCAAACTTAAAGCTTTTGATCGCAAAGGTCATATTGCAAAACTGTGCTTAGTATTTCTGCCTCTACTTGTTGCATCACTTGTGGCAGTTTCTCGGGTTGATGATTACTGGCATCACTGGCAAGATGTGTTTGCAGGAGGCATCTTAG GTCTTACGGTTGCTTCATTCTGTTACCTGCAATTCTTCCCGTATCCCTTTGATAATGATG CTATATGGCCTCATGCATACTTCCAACAGCTAGCTGAAACGCACAGCAATGGCAATGCGAACTCATTTGAAATAAGACCTACAGAGtttgaagatgaagaagaaggacATGGCGGCATTGCCCTGAGAGACACCAGCCCTATCTtggagtcgatggagtctggCAGGAGACCGTGA
- the LOC112897430 gene encoding uncharacterized protein LOC112897430 isoform X3 yields MSVQCAAHAVRALAVLPAPASPRRRATCVFLSLPPRRLGRAVAPIRAAKPSSPPSAAPAAQPTGASAGKAAVPDDEFSLAKVSFGVIGLGVGISLLSYGFGSYFNLLPGSEWSALLLTYGFPLTIIGMALKYAELKPVPCITYAEALALREKCATPILKQVRSDVTRFRYGDEQHLDEALQRIFQYGLGGGIPRRNAPILQKIQEEAKFTSFFGPGIKAEIGNGGDDLYEVRLISETT; encoded by the exons ATGTCTGTGCAGTGCGCGGCGCACGCGGTCCGGGCGCTTGCCGTGCTCCCGGCGCCAgcctcccctcgccgccgggcgACCTGTGTGTTCTTGTCCCTCCCGCCGCGGCGGCTGGGGCGCGCCGTCGCGCCCATACGCGCCGCGAAGCCATCGTCACCTCCTTCCGCAGCGCCCGCTGCGCAGCCAACCGGCGCCTCTGCCGGCAAGGCTGCCGTCCCGGACGACGAGTTCTCCCTCGCCAAG GTGTCCTTCGGTGTGATTGGGCTGGGAGTTGGGATCTCGCTCCTGTC GTATGGATTCGGCTCGTATTTCAACCTGCTTCCCGGCTCGGAGTGGTCAGCGCTGCTGCTAACCTACGGGTTTCCTCTCACAATCATCGGCATGGCCTTGAAG TATGCAGAACTGAAACCAGTGCCCTGCATAACCTACGCTGAGGCTCTTGCTCTAAGAGAAAAGTGTGCCACCCCCATTCTGAAGCAG GTCAGGAGTGATGTTACACGTTTTAGATATGGTGATGAGCAGCACCTGGATGAAGCGCTACAGCGAATCTTTCAATACGGTTTG GGTGGTGGcattcctagacgtaatgcgcCTATTTTACAAAAAATTCAAGAAGAA GCAAAATTCACCTCCTTTTTTGGTCCTGGTATTAAGGCGGAAATTG GAAACGGTGGCGATGATCTATATGAAGTTCGCCTTATCTCAGAGACTACTTAG
- the LOC112897430 gene encoding uncharacterized protein LOC112897430 isoform X1 has translation MSVQCAAHAVRALAVLPAPASPRRRATCVFLSLPPRRLGRAVAPIRAAKPSSPPSAAPAAQPTGASAGKAAVPDDEFSLAKVSFGVIGLGVGISLLSYGFGSYFNLLPGSEWSALLLTYGFPLTIIGMALKYAELKPVPCITYAEALALREKCATPILKQVRSDVTRFRYGDEQHLDEALQRIFQYGLGGGIPRRNAPILQKIQEEVTEDGKYSLVLVFEAKALELSDFEKRQQAKFTSFFGPGIKAEIGNGGDDLYEVRLISETT, from the exons ATGTCTGTGCAGTGCGCGGCGCACGCGGTCCGGGCGCTTGCCGTGCTCCCGGCGCCAgcctcccctcgccgccgggcgACCTGTGTGTTCTTGTCCCTCCCGCCGCGGCGGCTGGGGCGCGCCGTCGCGCCCATACGCGCCGCGAAGCCATCGTCACCTCCTTCCGCAGCGCCCGCTGCGCAGCCAACCGGCGCCTCTGCCGGCAAGGCTGCCGTCCCGGACGACGAGTTCTCCCTCGCCAAG GTGTCCTTCGGTGTGATTGGGCTGGGAGTTGGGATCTCGCTCCTGTC GTATGGATTCGGCTCGTATTTCAACCTGCTTCCCGGCTCGGAGTGGTCAGCGCTGCTGCTAACCTACGGGTTTCCTCTCACAATCATCGGCATGGCCTTGAAG TATGCAGAACTGAAACCAGTGCCCTGCATAACCTACGCTGAGGCTCTTGCTCTAAGAGAAAAGTGTGCCACCCCCATTCTGAAGCAG GTCAGGAGTGATGTTACACGTTTTAGATATGGTGATGAGCAGCACCTGGATGAAGCGCTACAGCGAATCTTTCAATACGGTTTG GGTGGTGGcattcctagacgtaatgcgcCTATTTTACAAAAAATTCAAGAAGAA GTAACTGAGGATGGGAAATACAGTTTAGTTCTGGTATTTGAAGCCAAAGCACTGGAGCTATCTGATTTTGAGAAGAGACAG CAGGCAAAATTCACCTCCTTTTTTGGTCCTGGTATTAAGGCGGAAATTG GAAACGGTGGCGATGATCTATATGAAGTTCGCCTTATCTCAGAGACTACTTAG
- the LOC112897430 gene encoding uncharacterized protein LOC112897430 isoform X2, with the protein MSVQCAAHAVRALAVLPAPASPRRRATCVFLSLPPRRLGRAVAPIRAAKPSSPPSAAPAAQPTGASAGKAAVPDDEFSLAKVSFGVIGLGVGISLLSYGFGSYFNLLPGSEWSALLLTYGFPLTIIGMALKYAELKPVPCITYAEALALREKCATPILKQVRSDVTRFRYGDEQHLDEALQRIFQYGLGGGIPRRNAPILQKIQEEVTEDGKYSLVLVFEAKALELSDFEKRQAKFTSFFGPGIKAEIGNGGDDLYEVRLISETT; encoded by the exons ATGTCTGTGCAGTGCGCGGCGCACGCGGTCCGGGCGCTTGCCGTGCTCCCGGCGCCAgcctcccctcgccgccgggcgACCTGTGTGTTCTTGTCCCTCCCGCCGCGGCGGCTGGGGCGCGCCGTCGCGCCCATACGCGCCGCGAAGCCATCGTCACCTCCTTCCGCAGCGCCCGCTGCGCAGCCAACCGGCGCCTCTGCCGGCAAGGCTGCCGTCCCGGACGACGAGTTCTCCCTCGCCAAG GTGTCCTTCGGTGTGATTGGGCTGGGAGTTGGGATCTCGCTCCTGTC GTATGGATTCGGCTCGTATTTCAACCTGCTTCCCGGCTCGGAGTGGTCAGCGCTGCTGCTAACCTACGGGTTTCCTCTCACAATCATCGGCATGGCCTTGAAG TATGCAGAACTGAAACCAGTGCCCTGCATAACCTACGCTGAGGCTCTTGCTCTAAGAGAAAAGTGTGCCACCCCCATTCTGAAGCAG GTCAGGAGTGATGTTACACGTTTTAGATATGGTGATGAGCAGCACCTGGATGAAGCGCTACAGCGAATCTTTCAATACGGTTTG GGTGGTGGcattcctagacgtaatgcgcCTATTTTACAAAAAATTCAAGAAGAA GTAACTGAGGATGGGAAATACAGTTTAGTTCTGGTATTTGAAGCCAAAGCACTGGAGCTATCTGATTTTGAGAAGAGACAG GCAAAATTCACCTCCTTTTTTGGTCCTGGTATTAAGGCGGAAATTG GAAACGGTGGCGATGATCTATATGAAGTTCGCCTTATCTCAGAGACTACTTAG